The Fusarium verticillioides 7600 chromosome 8, whole genome shotgun sequence genomic interval GTCAACACTGCAATCGGTTATTCTCTTGTGAGTGCACAGCCCGTTCTGCGACGATGAGTGAAAGGACTTGAGAAACACCTTAGCTAAATACTGTTAAGACGCCTTTCCACGAACTTACTAAAGAGTCAGGAGTCTCTTAAACAGAGAACTGTTGAAGCTCAAAAAGCCATGGAGGATCTAGCAACTCTCAAGAACAGGCTTCCCAACTCGTTGGGCAACAATGATAATCCGTTCCAACTTTTAGGCGCCGATCAGGGCTTTGACACAAAGCAACAGGAGCTAGTAAGAGTTCGCTATGAGGACACAGGGAAGTGGGTGCTGAATTCCAACGAGTTTATTTCCTGGAAAGACGGGAAAAGGTTTGACTCTCAAGTTCTCTGGATCTCGGGTCAGCCTGGTTCAGGCAAGTCGGTCCTCATGTAAGTAGCCCAACCCACGCAGTCCACTTTGAAGGCACCCTTGACTTTTAGGACGTGAATTGAGATTTAGAATCAGGTCGACTATTATTGAGTGGGCACTTGAACGGGCCTCAACGTCGAAGAAAGACGTCGTTGTCTACTTTTACTTTGAGGCAAGCCGCAAGGACACTGCACGAGATGCCTTATCGAGTCTTCTTGGACAGCTTCTTTCGAAGGACATTAAGCTTCCAAGCTCAatttcaagcttcttggaaTCGTATATCCAATTAAGGACAGGAACAGAATCTGGGTCCTCTCCCTTCAACCTGAACGAAGTCACATCTGCATTCCTGACTTTGTCACGAGAGTTCAAATCCGTCACCATTTGTATGGACGGGTTAGACGAGTGTAGCGACATCCAAGACTTACTTAGGTTACTAGAAAGGCTCTTGGAGTCTTCCTGTCGCTTGGTTGTCGCCTCCCGGCCATGGTTGGAGTTTCAAAATTTCTTCGAAGGCCAGCTGAATATAGAAATCACAGAGAGAAACAACGCAGATATCCGACAATACTTCAAGACTTTTCTCAAGGAGAACCCGAGACTTGCAAAGATGATGGGAGAAAATCTCTCGAGGGAAGCCGAAGATGTAATCGGGCCACGATCAAATGGAAGGTGAGCCAAGCTGGCCAACTATTAGTTCTTAAGACATCGCGTTCTGGGCCGAGGTACTGACTATCTTATTAGTTTTGTATGGACAGGTCTCCAGAtggaacagcttcttcagctgacATGCCGAGCCGAAATAAAAGAATACTTGAAAAGCTCTCCagcagatcttgaagacaTGTAcacgcttcttctctctAGGATAAAAGAACAACATCCTAGCCGGGTTGAACTCGCATCCAGAATCCTTACTTGGCTCACAACATCCACCCGATCCTTAACCTTATCAGAGCTTCAACAGGCGGTAtctatcaacaccaacactgaAATCTCACACTCTGTTTTTGATCAGGACAGGACGCCTCCTATTTCGATGATGGAGGAAGTCTGTATGGGGCTGATCACAACCGAACAGGCTCAGGATATCATCAAATTATCACATCATTCACTTGGGAACCTCTTCGCTAAAAACAGAAACCTCAAGGATATTCCGGAGATACAAAATCCAGATTATGTGGTTGTGTGTTGTATCGCTTGCATTAAGGCCCCTGAACTCAAGCTTGGGCCATGCGAAACCGTTGAGGCTTACAAGCAACGGCTGTCAGACATGCCCATAGCTCTCTatgtggctgagagctggGGATTCCACATTGAACAGAAAGGCGACTTCTATAAGAGAATCGAACAGGTCTTTGATGCTTTGAAAGATACTCGACGCTTGGACACCCTTGTGCAGCTTATGCACGTCGGGGGAAAACCACATAACGACCAAGACGTCAAACAGTTCCCCACAGACTTTACGACAACACACATAACAGCGTATTTTGGCCTTGAATTAGCACTGCAGCGTGAAATAATTTCATCGAGTCTTACCGAGAATATCGATAACCAAGACTCGTGGGGTAGAACAGCTCTTCACGTCGCGGCCGGAAGGGGTCACCTGTCGTTTTGTGCCATACTAGTCCAAGCAGGCGCCAGGATGGATATTAAGGATAGAAACAATAGGTCTCCGCTGCATCACGCCGTACTAAGTAGGCAATATGATCTTTTTGAAATGTTGCTACATTTTGTACCACATAAcgttgtcgaagaagaaggtcaagggcTTTTGAAGACGGCGGTCCAAGGAGGCCATCTGGAAATAGTATATCGGCTTTTGGAAATTGGAAAAGTGGAGGTCGCTGAAGAGACAGTCCGTTTGGCAGCAGCGCAAGGCGACTTTGACATTGTTGAGGTTTTGATCGGCCACAGCGATTTCAAGGGTCTCGACGGGGCGATGTTAGAAGCCGCACGGCAAGGTTCTGCCCGGGAGGTGTTGCGGCTCTTCGAAATGGGAGCTGACGTCACAGCAACCGACGGTGACGAGAAAATGACGGCTCTTCACCATGCCGTGGTTCAAGATCATGCTCCGCTGATTTCAAGGCTTCTGAGTATTGGAGCAGACTCTGAAGCCAACGACGCAAAAGGTCGGACCCCACTCTTCATTGGTGCAGAAATGGGTCATAGCCGTGTCGTTGAAGCACTGTTACAAGCGGGAGCCGTCATGGACGTTAGCGATATACGTGGGAGGACTCCCCTTGACgtggctgcagctgcaggcCATACAGACATTGTTCGCATGCTGTGCTTCTCTGGGTGTGCACTTCAGCCAAGCGTGGCTGCACTAGATTCGAAGGGAAAAGACAAACAGGGCGAAGCAGAGGTGAATGCACTACAAGCCGCCGCACTCGGTGGTTTTGACCAAATTTTATGCCTACTAGTGGAAAACGGTTCAGACCCGGACATGCGAGGCCAGACAAATCGCACTCCATTGTCAtacgccgctgctgctggacaCAAACGAATTGTTCGGCGCCTGCTAGACTTTGGCGCGGATGCAAACGCACAGGACTCGAGTAGCCGCACAGCTCTATCTTACGCCGCCGAGAAAGGGGACAGTCAGATTGTGAAGGTCTTGTTGGAAAGAGGAGCTATCGACCTCGCTCTGTCAGATAACAAGGGGAAGACAGCGCTAGCATATGCTAAAGAGCGAGGCGACAATGATATGTTACTAATGCTAGAGTTAGCAGAATCAGATAGTTAAAATAGGTATTAAAATTCGAGTTTGCTATTCTCTCTGCGTAAGAGGAACGGAGTATGGTGCCGATACCACATGGACTACCACTACACTGGGCGAGTCTTTATGTTATTGATTCATCAAACCAAGGTCTCCTGGGAAGCACGGTTTTAGTTGCGATACTTCAGCTCTGGGGCTCATAAGAACGGATCATATGTTATCGACATTATGTGGGACGGTGGAAGAAGACTAGACGGTGTCGACGCTCTTCGTGAAGAAGATACAAATCAGTTCTTCAACGCCACGCTCGGCGAAGAGAAGTTCCAGGGATTATATGATATCTGTTAAGAACCATAAGGGCATTTTGACATGCCGACTGGTAGTTTGCCAGCAGCCGAAGGCGATAGGATTCGGGGGTCAAAAAATACAGGTCAATCGAATTGCTACGTAAATAACGAATATTCCAAAGTCTCAGAATTGTATTGAAATGAACCCGACCATATGAAAACCCTAATATTgtagagaagaaaggaaaataGAAAGCTCTAAAGCCTATATCTCGACTACAAGAACACGACCCTACTCGTCCTTGGAGGGATCAAAGCCAGGGCACTgatcaccagcagcctcaccaagcttcttggtaaAGCTATCATCTTTGTCCCAGAACTTAggaccaacaccaccattCCAAGCATCATAGAGGTAGTCTCGAAGAGATCGGCCGTTGACAACAGGCCAGTTGTCCCAGCCAACAAGGTTACCGATGAACCACTGACCAGTGTAGTTCTCAATatcgtcatcggcctcgTTGGCCATGCGCCAGCAGTGAGTGAAGCCACCGTCCTTGTGGTAGACGACCTTGGCACGCTGGCCATCCAGACGGGGAGTGTTTGTGGCGTGTTCGTAGCCGCCGTGGCATGAGGGAGCGACACGCTTGACGTCTTCGCCTTGGACGAATACGACGATGTTCTCCCAGTCGTGAGTGTGGCCGTTACCGCCACCAGCAGCATTGATAGTACCCCAACTAAAGTTGGTCAGACATAGATGTTGTAGAGAAGGTGAATTGAACTTACGAAGACTGGTCCTTCTCAAAGTAGTACTCATACATAATAGCACACCAACCATTGTTGCAGCGCTTTCGGCTGTAGACATTGTTGTTCTCCAGACGGTTTGGCTCACGGCAATCAGCAGCGGGACCCTTGAAATAAACGTCCTTTTGACTGAGACCACGGTTCGTGTTGCCGTCCTTATCGATGGCGGAAGTGTAGTAGCAGCCGTCAGTGTCGAAATCAGTTACAGGCTGGAATTTGTGCTCAATCTCGTGAGCTCCGTCGTCGAGACGGCCCATGAGAACTCgcttggcgagcttgagGGGTCCGGCTTCGACGGTGAGAGCGCCGGCGAGGACGGTAGCGATAGTGAAGGCGTGCATGATGTTAAAAAAAAGATGAAGTTGGAAAGAGAACGGAAAGTGgaagttgaaggaagagGGTAGAGAGTGTTGTGAATGGATGGAGTGataatgagatgagatgggagatTTGTGAAAGCAGATGAAGTCTTATATACATGATCTGcgatcaagaacaagcctcGATCAGAGTCCGCTCGCGCAAGTTgaagcccatcatgacaccaaGCAGCCATTTCTCATCTCGTCCTCCAAAAAAATGAAACGGATCAAGAAGGATTCGCTATACGAGTAGGATTCAACATCTCAGCCAATAAACGAAGCCAAATCTATTTCGATGATCTCACTGCATACATGAATTTCATGCACCAGTTCAGCTCGTTGCAACTAAACGCCCAAACCGCCAAggcgcagcagcagctcagaCCAATCACACGAATTTCGCACCCGTGCCTTAATTTTAAGCTTAGCGGATCTTATCTGCTTAGCCACAACGATCGCAGATCTGACCAGTCAAATGTCTTCCGGACCTATTTTAATCTCGGGGGTAAGCTTTTCCTTGAAACGTGTAGGATTTGGCTAGTGTCATTCTCGAAAGCATGCTCATGATGTTGTTTGGGGGGTGTGAGGCGTTTTTGGTGAAACTAGCCTTGTTTTTGATGGCGGATGACAGTATGTCAGCTCTAGGTTTCATGTTGAGAGATACTTTGGTCAGGTGGTGGTTTGTGCGGTGGGGTATGTAGCCTTGATCAGCGCGAGTAAATGAGAACGGGTCATGATAGATAATGAGAAACAAAGCATATTGGGGGCTTTGAGCGCTGGAGAGTATCTTTTCGAGAGCCTGGCAGGATTGAGATACAGGGAATCAGTCCACGCCACGGCTGGCGGAGGCTGGAGATTTGCACGTAGATGTAGTTAAGAATAAATCATGCGACAATTGTTTCTATCATGAGATCATGTTTATTACCTCGTCTAATATTTGTTTTTCCTCCTTAGACTCAAAGAGTCTTGAGGGAGTCATCAAATCACCAGCCAGTGAAGCTTCGATAACTATACGTAAATTCATCGCGATAAAAATAAGCGTTGATGAAATTAGAGTAAGCGGGCACGAAATTGACAGTAAGCGCTGATGGAGAATACCCACAGGGCTGTGATTGAACCGGGATCAGTCGTGGGGTCCGAGCCGACTGAGGTGCATGCTTCAGGGTAACTCTCGGCTTTTCTTAGATCGATAACGCAGTATCCGTAGTTCCCATGATAAAAGTAAAGGTGCAACTCGAAGAATTCTAATGTTGAACAAAGAAGCCCGCAATATGATGAACGGGGAAAAAGAGAATCAGGTCTTGATATGCTGCAAATGTTGATAGCGAGATGTCTCTGGGGAATCTCTGGTTCATGGATGTATTGAGAGAGTGAAAGGCAATTTCCAGCGCTGTCATcagctcttcatcctcatggaCCCCGAGAAAAACCTCGTAAACAGACCAGTCTTTTGCGACAAAACTACCTTACACATGAAGGGGTATCCTTGATCCAGGTTATGAGattgacatgatgaagtAGACGAGAGACTGGCTAAGCACTTCCGACTACATGTGTCTTGAGCAGGCGTTTAGCGTTCTTATTGTGGGTTTCTATCATTCATCGAGGCATCTACGGAAAACTTGTTCTCAGTCAGCCACGTAGTAAACTTCTGCAAAGCTATCCCCAGATGTGATATCCtatgcttctcttcatctggcATCTCCGCCAATGTCAGACCCATTCCGTCAGGTCGAAAGCACGTTTGCCACCCATATCGCATCACGCCTCTCGCTGGTACAATCGTCCCATCAATTCGTCCTTGAAACAGCACAGGCTCATGGCTAGGACCTTTACAGTATCCTATCGTCGCCACTGCTTCAGCGCTTTTGTCTGAGAAGCCAGCTAGTAATAAATGTAGCTTTTCCGGTCCCAAGGCCTCGAGGAAGAATTTTATGTAAGGGCCTGGCATGCCGTTCATCGCATTGAAGCAAAGAGCTGTATCATCCACGACGACTGGACCACCGACCTGCCAAATGTGTCAGCTTAAATCGCGATATGTGAAAGCATCTCACCATCTCTGCAGCTGCGCGACATTTTGCGATTGTGATTTCCTCGATCGATCCTTGTATCTCAGGCAAATCAAGAGATTGATTGCGAACGGTAATTCCGGAGGAGGCGAGGATAGCCTTGATATCGGCTATCTTATTAGCATTGCcagtgatgaggttgatttCAGTCATGGCGATGTTCAAACAACTGATATTTTTGTTATGAAACTTTGTCTTGACTGGCTGACAGGTATGATTCACCCGGCTAAGCGATCTTACCTAACTCCGGTACCGGGCTTAGACCCACTAAGCACTGTACTCCACAAGAGATATTACGAGTATTGATAGTCAAGAGCACTATATTGTTGTCGAAAACGGTGTTTACCGGACGGAAATACTGTCGATTGAGTCACAATTACATCTAGAGCAATCTGATTTGTACTAGCCATATTTAAGCTAACGAACTTCGTAACCAGAAACATGATAAGCCAGAAAAAGTAAACCTAGGTAAGGAGGAGCTCCAAATGAAGCCTGGAAGTGCGTGTATGTATGCTCCTGGTAGGTGTTGCCAAAAAGAGCAAATAAATCATTAGTGTCGAACTGGGAAAATAAGAACAAGGAAACAACCGAGATATGGGACCTTACCCGATGGTTAaatgaaggaaaagaacaaTACTTCCGACAATAGAGGACTAAAAATGTCACATCGAAAGCCGAGCAGGCTTTGGAGCACCCTGAACAACCAACGACACTTTAGTAAGAACAGTACTTGCCAACTCGGCcagcttgtccttgatccAGAGAAGAACTCCCCAGATTTTATCCCAAATCTGCCAGAGTTTGGCTCGAAGGATATCCCAAACACGATCCCAGGGAATAAAGTATACCATGCCGTAAGCGGCAACTGCCGAGCCGactccagcagcaccaactGCTCCAAAGCCACCTGCTGTAGCATACCCAGCGGCCATAGAGAATCCGAAAGGGCCTTTGACCGAGATACCACCAGCACTCATCCAGAAGCCGCCGGTCATGCCAGCTGCGCctgcaccaacaccagcagccatggctGTAGCTAAAAAGCTCTTCCACTTCTGGAACCACAATTCTGTGCCATCAGCGCAGCTACTAGATGAGTTTCCGGACTTCTCACTGACTTCTATGTCTTTCAGCTCTTGGACTCTCTGCATGGTATTGTATTTGTCCTCATGGGAAAGACTAGGAGACTCTCTGGGTTGCTGGAGAATCTGAAGGTCTTCCTGCGAACAGTCACTGAGGTCAAAGTTGCACCCCTCGAGGTGAGTCAACTCCTTGTTActctgctggagctgggaaGGGCGAGCGTCCCACATGAAGGTTTTGAAACCACAGtaggttgaagaagttccaATCCGAAGTGCATCTGGTCGACCGCCAGCTCCGCAAGGCCTGATGAAGACTTTGTCGACAAAGCCTTCGATGTTGTATGTCAACTCAGCGACTGTAGAGCTCACAAGAAGATGTAAAGTCTTGATCGCTTTCTTGGCGACAATGCTGTTGGTCATAGCGCTTCCGAGATGctcttggagttggtcttGGGTAGTGACTACGACAGATGATCCTGGAGTCCAGTCAGAAATCTCGTTCGTTATATCATAGTGACAATGGATGGGCTGTCTCTCCGGGTGGGATACAGGTAAAGTATCAGATACTGATCGCTGGGGAAACATCATGAAACGACTTACgaattttcttcttcttgaccttatcATCAATAAGCTTTCTCATAGCCTTGCGCTGCTCGGGAGCCACAAGAGCAAGGACGAGTGTGCTAGGGTTACCCTCGGTGGCCTTGACATCTTGCCACAAAGACGTGTTCTCTTGGTGGTAGATGTCTTGCTCTGGAGCCTTGACAACGGTATTGCTAGGCTTAGTTGAAGACTTCGAGGAGTGCTTGTGAGAtaaagatgaggatgaggacgaagaggactTTCTGTGCTTTCCTCGATGGGTAGAGGAACGTGACGAGTTGGAGGGCATTGTGTAGGGGAAGTTTGAATGCTAAGCGATGGCTAATGAGTAGACCGCTGAGTAaatttgaagaagaagaaagaagataaaTTCTGAAAGGTGGCAGACCTCGAATTTATAGAGGAATTGGTCGATTTGTGTGCCATTCTGGTGTCAAGCCTCTGACTTTGACCTCGTAATCATTATGCAtatcctttctcttccattATTGGGTTTTAGTGCTTGATATCATGAGCCTTTTGCACATGCAATATTCAGGTTGTTGAGGTCTTGATGCATAAGTGACGGCTGATGTTAAGCTTAGCAGCGTTTATCCTATACAAGCCATAACAGAATTACTTGTTGGCCCGTGGGCATTGGTTGAAAAGTGCTACCAATAAGACGTGCCGACACCAAGTCGATCAACCAATTAACCAAAGTCGTCCCCACTGACCACTTAGTGAAGTCCAATGATGTTCCCAGATCAGGCACCCTTGTTTACCGTAGAGGTTGGTCAGCTGGTCAAGCCATGCATTATCTCCACTCTTGTGCGACAATGTTGCTTATCTCTGGGCTCCGTGCATCAAGGCGATATGCCCGTAATCCCATGGAAAGGCCACTGTCTCTCATGCCCCTTGATCCCCAGCCATCCTACTAAGGAGAGTCAAGCTTTCAGTTCAAACCGCCGAACACAAGCAATACATGAAAAATACGACTCAAAATGGCACATAATCACCAGGGGGAATCACAGTATTCCCGAGAGCAATGGCAGACTATACACCCGATGTTTCGCCATATATACATCGATCAAGGCTACAGCCTggagaagacattgatggcACTGGAGTTGATCAACAATTTTAAGGCAACGTAAGTGACTTTTCGACGCTAGTAGTTGAGAAAGGATGATTTGTAACAGAATTCTACAGCGAAGATGCATTCAGAAACCGAATAAAGAGAAACTGGCGGGATTGTGCAAAAAACAACAGAGTAGCCCGTGGAAATCGAACAAGACCAAAGAGCATCACGGCAATATTTCCTGACTTACCAGACTATATAGCTAGCCTAGCTGTAGGTGCGATACCTCGGTCACTATGCTTTCAACGCTTCCAAAATCATTTTCAAGTGCTTCATTCACTTAACAAGTACATTAAAGGCTTCTTTGATACCTCACTTTCACGGCTTGCGCAACAGAACAATGCTACTATCCAAGATGCAAACGGTGCAGAGAAGGAAGGAAGTGGACAGAAACCAGCTATTGGTGGAAGATGGTGCCGTGCTTTGAGCATTTGCCAAGAGATCTCGATACTGCCTCGGAAGAAACGGGATTTCATTGTTTCGAGCAGCCTCATTAAGGACAAACTTAACAAAAAGGCTTTTAAGCAGAAAGGTATCCAGGAAATGCAGGAAATCACCACAAAGATTCTCAACGAAAAGGTCTTCACACGGCTGGAGGTGAACGACAAGGAGTCTACTCCCAAGGACCTACCTGCACTATGGAGCGTTTGTCGCCTCTTACGTGGGCTTTCATCCCAACTAGGCTATGCCGAAGACTCTCAGGCTTTATTGATGAGACTCTTCCTTAACGGGCTAAGGGAGGCTTTCGCTCGCATACTTCGAGGTTCCAATACCGAGATGGGCCGcgctcttgaacttgtccaGGACATCCCGCTGGCGGATCTCAAGGATATTGCTACTTTAAGTTGCCTATGCTCAGCTAGAGCACTATCAAGTAGACTTGAGCCACATGATCCAGTTGTCCTAGAAGCCTGGGCAGACTACTACCAGCATCATGACCGGcgcaagctgaagaaagacGTGTTCCTTGCCCATTACAAGAGAGCTTACGAAGAAACAAGAGCTCGATATGAAACTACGGAAGATGGGTTGTATGATGAAAGAACACTCCTTATCCTGATCAATTACAGCTATGCCGCTCATTACATCTGTCACGAAAAGGCATTGGCGGAGCAGCTCTCGTCAGAACTTTGGGAACAGACGGGTGCTTTACTTGCTGAGCAGGACCCACCAGAGTCCTGGTCAGTCAAAGTCCAAGGAATGGCCCAGGCAGCCAAGATACAAGCCTTGCTTTGTTTTGAAGAGCATGGAGACAAGTTCAGATGCTACGACGATCTCCGAAAAGCTATACATAACTACAACTTGGGCAATGCACATACCGGAGAGCAGTGCCCTGACGAGATTCCCCAGGTCGGTGAAAGAAGGCATGAGATAGTCTGTTTGCCTCCATATGACCTGGAGGTCCAGCATTCGTTCGGCATACAACAGATACTTCAAAAGCTAGTCTTGAGTCCGGACTTGGGGTTTAAACTCTTGGCGATGGAATTGCAAGACCTCTTTGCGACTTTGCTAAAGACTGAAACTATGACGATGGCAAAGCTGAGTGTAGCCACAAGTAAGCTGGATGACAGCAATGACGAGGACTGTCAATTGATTGCTGCAGGACTGTATGAACAGCAAGACTCCATCATAACCGCCTGTCGCAGAAACGTATATAGCTTGGTCCGGTCTGCTGGAATTCTGTTCAGGAAAGCAGAAGTTCCACCGCTGACGAAGATGGAGCAGTCTAACTTGAAAAGGTACTTGGAGATCAGCATTCAAAGAATGAGGGCCCAAGGGAAAGAATGCCATCTTAAATCAAAAACACTGAGAGGATTGGTTGTTAATTTTGATAGCTTCGTCAAGACTTGAGGGTTTATTCTCTCAAGCCGGTTCCTGATGAGCTGTAATGTTCGTTTTATTTCTATTCTCCAAAACTCAGCAGTTAATTAACTGTTTCCCCATACTTTGTTATGATAAATTGGCTTTCAACCTTCCAGCTCATGTCGCTGTGTCTTCCCATTCGCCTCGAAGGGTGAAGTAGCTGCCGGTAACTCAGCAGTAGCTTGGCTGCTGTCCAACTCTTGCAACCCGTTCTGCTTTGAACAGTCGCCTGGAAGCTCAGCCTTGCCCCATTGCTTCGTGGCTCCCTCAACGCTGTTTTGTGAAAGATGTTCGCTGGCTTTTCTCTTGTGACGGCGCATCCATAGCCAAAGGCCAACAATAGCCACTATAGCAGCAACTCCGCCGAGTACACACCAACGATAGCCCCAACtggcgttgacgatgagTTGTCAGGGTATGAGTCGAACTTGGGGCCGTCTGTTGTGGAGATGAGATTTTCTGTATGTCATTTATAgtctttgatgttttctAAACCGGACGGGGATCTTGAATTGTAGCTCACGTATATTTGTCTAAACTGGGGATAACAGGGCGGATCCGAGCTTAACCGCCGGTTTGGGGCTTCAGTCCCGGTAAAGCTGGCCAATCTACACACTAGCTTCACTACATGGTAAGCACTaatgtcttggcttgtaTTCCTCAATCAAGCATATTCTCCCATTCATATGACATCATAATCAGAATATAGAGTGACATTCTTGTAACGCTGCTGCCTGTCTGTTGACCTGCCATAAGCGGTAATGAGTTGATCAACCCGCATCGAGATGGAAGCGACTTCAAACCCGCGGTAAACCAGACGTTTCTCCCAATATAGGCATTCCTTCCCGTCCTGCTCCTTCCATCCCTTCGAGTAGCACAAATCCCCTCAGGCACATAAAGCAATGTTGTCGATTCGCAAACTCCCAACAGCAAATACCCTTCCCAGTGACTTCCTCCGACTTCAAGATTATGGTGTAGGAGCAATCAGAGCTGTCTGAGCACAGGCAGCAGAACAGACTCCGAATGCGCTGTTACAAGCTGCAATCGTAGCGGGAGCCGTCGCTCCAGCGGTAGCTCCCCAGGTTGCGCCACCAGCAGCATAGCAAGCCATCGCGACAGAAGCGCATCCCGCCTGACAGACGCCATACGCGATCGGACCTGCGACGACGGTCGTCGAAAAAGAGGTGATAGtgacaaggagatggaggggCTTCATTTCGAAGATCGCTGTGATGGCGCGTGTACGTCGTAGTTCTTAATGCTCTGTGTTGTTGGAAGGGAGGGTATTCGTATTCTTTTCGTTCGTATAAGACGATCGATTTCAGAGGTTTACATTTCTGAAGGTTCTCAAAGTTTTTGAGATCATTCCTTATTGACTTTTTCAGCGGCGGGGTAAGTGGTCGGCCTCCCGCATAAGATCACGTCACGTAACACGTGAGGctgacatcctcatcagtgGCTGCCTCACCCCATGCACTGCCCACCCAGTCCACGTTTGGTGCATTGGTAAATAGATAAATGCGATTCAAAAGGGAAGCAATAACAGATGAATGTATTATCAACTGGACA includes:
- a CDS encoding Ham1 family protein — its product is MTEINLITGNANKIADIKAILASSGITVRNQSLDLPEIQGSIEEITIAKCRAAAEMVGGPVVVDDTALCFNAMNGMPGPYIKFFLEALGPEKLHLLLAGFSDKSAEAVATIGYCKGPSHEPVLFQGRIDGTIVPARGVMRYGWQTCFRPDGMGLTLAEMPDEEKHRISHLGIALQKFTTWLTENKFSVDASMNDRNPQ